In Methylomonas sp. ZR1, one DNA window encodes the following:
- a CDS encoding ATP-binding protein, with protein sequence MISLRQRLNRGLIIILSMVFAGHWLAADWVIRSVAEKQMLTRLQHDGDSLLDTLTLNAEGQLIFDSSHAGTVYGQAYSGHYFVIQLDGKTYYSSSLQDDVLPFTTEPANTARQFHFPDGPHHQPLLVLSRGFERFGHAITISIAEDLSDIGHDIDHIRLAYLVLTAMVLLIAIALQSNDVRRSLKPLQAARDELAEIAYGRQSQIQARVPAEIKPLVAEVNRLLVLVERRLHQSRTAIGNLAHALKTPLAMLFCLAENSQLDAHSELRNLLQKQTQAIHERIERELKRARISGNLQTASVFNPQQELTALVMLLQNVYAEKNLAIQVNAPDQLINFDREDMLELTGNLLDNACKWADKQVLVSVEHGAGITISVEDDGPGCSAQDMQQLSKRGLRLDEAVQGHGLGLAIVRDIALFYGGTLEIMRSAQLGGLRVSVQFPRWIAAASV encoded by the coding sequence GTGATCTCATTGCGCCAGCGTCTTAACCGCGGCCTGATCATTATCCTGAGTATGGTGTTTGCCGGACACTGGTTGGCAGCAGATTGGGTGATTCGCTCTGTAGCGGAAAAACAAATGCTGACCCGCTTACAGCACGATGGCGATTCGTTGCTGGATACCTTGACGCTTAACGCGGAAGGACAACTGATTTTCGATAGCTCGCATGCCGGCACGGTTTACGGCCAAGCCTATTCGGGTCACTACTTTGTGATCCAGCTTGACGGAAAAACCTATTATTCAAGTTCGCTGCAAGACGACGTTTTGCCTTTTACTACCGAGCCGGCCAATACCGCCAGGCAATTCCATTTTCCTGATGGACCGCATCACCAACCTTTACTGGTTTTGAGTCGAGGTTTCGAGCGATTTGGTCATGCAATCACCATTAGCATCGCCGAGGATTTAAGCGATATTGGCCATGACATAGACCACATCCGGCTTGCCTATCTGGTACTGACGGCCATGGTGCTTTTGATCGCAATCGCCCTGCAAAGTAACGATGTACGCAGATCGCTGAAACCGTTGCAGGCAGCGCGCGACGAACTGGCCGAGATTGCCTACGGCCGTCAGTCACAGATCCAAGCCAGAGTGCCGGCGGAAATCAAACCCTTGGTTGCGGAAGTCAATCGCTTGTTAGTGTTGGTTGAGAGGCGCCTGCACCAGTCTCGCACCGCGATTGGCAATTTGGCGCATGCGCTGAAAACGCCGTTGGCGATGCTGTTTTGTCTGGCTGAAAATTCGCAACTGGATGCCCATTCCGAGTTGCGTAATCTGCTGCAAAAGCAAACGCAAGCGATCCATGAGCGCATCGAGCGAGAATTAAAACGCGCCCGTATCTCCGGCAATCTGCAAACCGCCAGCGTGTTTAATCCACAGCAAGAACTCACTGCCTTAGTCATGCTGTTGCAAAATGTCTATGCCGAGAAAAATTTAGCGATCCAAGTCAATGCCCCCGATCAATTAATCAATTTTGATCGGGAAGACATGCTGGAGCTGACCGGTAATTTGTTGGATAACGCCTGCAAATGGGCTGACAAGCAGGTTCTAGTCTCGGTTGAACATGGCGCCGGCATTACTATCAGTGTCGAAGACGACGGTCCGGGTTGTTCGGCGCAGGACATGCAGCAACTCAGTAAGCGCGGTTTAAGGCTGGACGAAGCAGTGCAGGGACATGGGCTAGGCTTGGCGATTGTACGTGACATCGCCTTATTTTATGGCGGTACGCTGGAGATTATGCGTTCCGCGCAACTGGGCGGTTTGCGAGTGAGTGTGCAATTCCCAAGGTGGATAGCCGCAGCATCGGTATAA
- the argH gene encoding argininosuccinate lyase: MTTVNTEKLSSARFAEATDAFVEEFTASVNFDRRMARQDIQGSLAHAAMLCKIGILTEQELADIRSGLMQIGGEIERGEFVWSIKQEDVHMNIEARLTDLIGIAGKKLHTGRSRNDQVATDIRLYLRSEIETILTQLQRLQIALLDVAEREADTIMPGFTHLQVAQPVTFGHHLMAWFEMLCRDKERLQDCCKRLNVMPLGAAALAGTSYPIDRFMTAELLGFSRPSNNSLDSVSDRDFAIEFAAAASLIMMHLSRFSEELVLWASAQFNFIDIPDAFCTGSSIMPQKKNPDVPELVRGKSGRVTGHLVSLLMLMKSQPLAYNKDNQEDKEPLFDTADTLINCLRAFADMMPRIQAKRENMYIAAKRGFATATDLADYLVRKGMPFRDAHEVVGQAVRLGLQTERDLSELTLSELQGFSGTITADVFDILKLEGSVAARNHIGGTAPAAVRQAICEARQQIPH, translated from the coding sequence ATGACCACCGTTAACACCGAAAAACTTTCCAGCGCCCGTTTTGCCGAAGCCACCGATGCTTTTGTCGAAGAATTTACCGCTTCAGTCAATTTTGACCGGCGCATGGCCCGGCAAGATATTCAAGGCTCGTTGGCGCATGCGGCCATGCTGTGCAAAATAGGTATTCTGACCGAACAGGAACTCGCCGACATTCGCAGCGGATTGATGCAAATCGGCGGTGAGATCGAACGCGGTGAGTTCGTCTGGTCAATCAAGCAGGAAGATGTGCACATGAACATCGAGGCGCGCTTGACCGATTTGATCGGGATTGCCGGCAAAAAACTGCATACCGGCCGTTCGCGTAATGACCAGGTAGCAACCGATATTCGCTTATATTTACGTAGCGAAATCGAAACCATATTGACGCAGTTACAACGTCTGCAAATCGCTTTATTGGATGTGGCGGAACGCGAGGCCGATACCATCATGCCGGGTTTTACCCATTTGCAAGTCGCGCAACCCGTGACATTCGGCCATCATTTAATGGCGTGGTTCGAAATGCTGTGCCGTGATAAAGAACGTCTGCAAGATTGCTGTAAACGCCTGAATGTGATGCCCTTGGGCGCCGCAGCATTGGCGGGCACCAGCTATCCCATTGATCGCTTCATGACCGCCGAATTGTTGGGATTTTCCCGGCCGTCGAATAACTCTTTGGATTCGGTCAGTGATCGCGATTTTGCGATTGAGTTTGCCGCGGCCGCTAGTTTAATCATGATGCATTTGTCCAGGTTCTCGGAAGAACTGGTGTTGTGGGCCAGTGCGCAATTCAATTTTATCGATATTCCGGATGCATTCTGCACCGGCTCATCAATCATGCCGCAAAAGAAAAACCCCGACGTACCGGAACTGGTGCGCGGCAAATCCGGCCGGGTTACCGGGCATCTGGTGTCCTTATTGATGTTGATGAAAAGCCAGCCCTTGGCTTACAACAAAGACAATCAGGAAGACAAAGAGCCATTGTTCGATACCGCCGACACCTTAATCAATTGTCTGCGGGCCTTTGCCGACATGATGCCGCGCATTCAAGCCAAACGCGAAAACATGTACATCGCCGCAAAAAGAGGATTCGCGACGGCTACCGACTTGGCTGATTATTTGGTTCGCAAAGGTATGCCTTTTCGCGATGCCCACGAAGTCGTGGGTCAAGCTGTGCGCTTAGGACTGCAAACAGAGCGGGATCTATCGGAACTAACTCTCTCAGAGTTGCAGGGCTTTTCCGGCACCATTACGGCGGACGTTTTCGATATTCTAAAATTGGAAGGGTCGGTCGCTGCCCGCAATCATATCGGTGGCACGGCGCCAGCAGCCGTTCGTCAGGCAATATGTGAAGCAAGACAACAAATACCCCACTAA
- a CDS encoding FimV family protein produces MPQYFSRLLAGPSLDAIPQETDFWHDRELSLFSCPSADADYALTALVFKISRNPKDLLAHLRRIYFCYDRRLSEQLYAALLDLMIILDGKGTAISRRMIQASQSRLLVQQCQDLLKTDGQTPPANRYSLFSKGLLASRELVRSRRQTEAQHDYLALANDFIEYSQLEQAMDVLETGINLQHDRPDLQLALLELYKSTKNRERFQLNRQRFSDSGVVLEGEWLELAHYFEGQAS; encoded by the coding sequence ATGCCCCAATATTTTTCCCGACTGCTTGCTGGACCATCGCTGGATGCAATCCCGCAAGAAACCGATTTTTGGCACGACCGGGAGCTTAGTTTGTTTAGCTGCCCCAGCGCCGATGCTGATTACGCATTGACCGCATTAGTTTTTAAAATTAGTAGAAACCCGAAAGATCTGCTGGCGCATCTACGCCGGATTTATTTTTGTTACGACCGGCGCCTGTCCGAGCAACTCTACGCGGCCTTGTTGGATTTAATGATTATTTTGGATGGGAAGGGAACTGCGATCAGTCGCCGTATGATACAAGCTAGCCAGTCGCGGCTGCTGGTCCAGCAATGTCAGGATTTGCTTAAAACTGACGGGCAAACGCCGCCAGCTAATCGATATTCTTTGTTCAGTAAAGGTCTGTTGGCTAGCCGCGAACTGGTCAGGTCCAGACGGCAAACCGAAGCGCAACATGATTATTTGGCCTTAGCCAACGACTTTATCGAATACAGTCAGCTCGAACAGGCCATGGATGTGCTGGAAACGGGTATCAACCTGCAACATGATCGTCCGGATTTGCAACTGGCTTTGTTAGAGCTGTATAAGTCTACAAAAAACCGGGAGCGCTTTCAGCTCAATCGGCAGCGATTTAGCGACTCCGGCGTGGTGCTGGAGGGTGAATGGCTGGAATTGGCACATTATTTTGAAGGACAGGCATCATGA
- a CDS encoding ATP/GTP-binding protein gives MSQYKIIFTGPVGAGKTTAINAISDVPPIKTDAAASDMTKNRKASTTVAMDYGVMNLAGGEKIHLYGTPGQERFDFMWDILTNGGIGLILLLDNTRADPFQDMRFFLDAFGKFINDTSVAIGVTQMDLSSTPSIEDYHAQLQGFGLKPPVFSVDAREKNDVSLLVQALLYSLDPGLAG, from the coding sequence ATGAGTCAATACAAAATTATTTTCACGGGCCCGGTAGGCGCCGGCAAAACGACTGCAATCAACGCTATTAGCGATGTGCCTCCGATCAAAACTGATGCGGCTGCCAGTGATATGACAAAAAATCGTAAAGCATCCACTACGGTGGCGATGGACTACGGTGTCATGAATTTGGCGGGCGGTGAAAAAATTCACTTGTACGGTACTCCCGGCCAAGAACGGTTTGATTTTATGTGGGATATTTTGACCAACGGCGGCATCGGCTTAATTTTATTGCTAGACAACACCCGCGCAGACCCTTTTCAGGATATGCGTTTTTTTCTGGATGCGTTCGGTAAGTTTATCAACGACACCAGCGTAGCGATTGGGGTGACGCAAATGGATTTAAGTAGCACACCCTCAATAGAAGACTACCATGCGCAACTGCAAGGCTTTGGCTTGAAACCACCGGTTTTTTCGGTGGATGCACGGGAAAAGAATGATGTTTCTTTGTTGGTACAAGCTCTTTTATATTCCCTGGATCCTGGTTTGGCGGGGTAA
- a CDS encoding roadblock/LC7 domain-containing protein yields MKADMLTSVLNELNGTSADIEASGVISTDGLMMASVLPAGMDEDRVGAMSAAMLSLGDRTAQELNRGNLEQVLIKGARGYVLMTYAGNEAVLTVLAKPNAKLGLIFLDVKRAAESISEML; encoded by the coding sequence ATGAAAGCAGACATGCTGACGTCGGTTTTAAACGAGCTGAACGGTACTTCGGCGGATATAGAAGCCTCAGGTGTGATTTCCACCGACGGTCTGATGATGGCGTCGGTGTTGCCAGCCGGTATGGACGAGGATCGAGTGGGCGCTATGAGTGCGGCGATGTTGTCTTTGGGCGATAGAACGGCCCAAGAATTAAATCGCGGCAATTTGGAACAGGTGTTGATCAAAGGTGCCAGGGGCTATGTGCTAATGACCTATGCCGGTAATGAAGCCGTGCTTACCGTACTCGCTAAACCCAACGCCAAGCTCGGACTCATCTTTCTTGATGTGAAGCGTGCGGCAGAGAGTATTTCCGAAATGCTGTAA
- a CDS encoding PAS domain-containing protein — protein MIVDMKPEDIIGEYQEATLTYCDGKSRKVLYTELETPYPDGKLIVSTTTPDGIISHVNRAFVEMSGYTEAELIGAPHCILRHPDMPSAAFKDLWDTVQRGEKWQGFVKNLRKDGGYYWVKATVIPNVRGGKVVGYTSVRRKPSRSKVDECIALYPTLS, from the coding sequence ATGATCGTTGATATGAAGCCCGAAGACATCATTGGCGAGTACCAGGAAGCAACGCTTACCTATTGCGACGGCAAATCCAGAAAAGTGCTGTACACCGAGCTTGAAACGCCGTATCCCGACGGCAAGTTGATTGTTTCCACCACAACGCCGGATGGCATCATCAGCCACGTCAATCGCGCATTTGTGGAAATGTCGGGCTATACCGAAGCGGAGTTAATCGGCGCACCGCATTGTATTCTCAGGCACCCGGACATGCCGTCCGCTGCGTTTAAAGACTTATGGGATACGGTGCAACGCGGTGAAAAATGGCAAGGCTTCGTGAAAAACTTGCGTAAGGACGGCGGTTATTATTGGGTAAAAGCCACGGTCATTCCGAATGTGCGCGGCGGCAAGGTGGTTGGCTATACCTCGGTGCGCCGCAAACCCTCGCGCAGTAAAGTCGATGAATGCATCGCACTGTATCCGACACTTAGTTAA
- a CDS encoding phosphate/phosphite/phosphonate ABC transporter substrate-binding protein codes for MSYMFTVSPDFAPDHLSGWYIFNTWLQKQSAEAIHLEMYNHYQDLHQAIAADKIDLIYANPFDAAMLVREKGFLPLVRAQGESDEAIIAVNADSNINDVADLQPNTRVAFTDDPDVRLMGMIMLEPADLHAGNIVPLLSDNHVLVAKHLLKGEADVGIILAEAYDNLSGVIKKQLRILVRSQISVIYHSLMIGPRLQNRRADIQKILLEMDKDEKGGGVLNALGFRAWQRIEDEEMEFMIDLMDTLNT; via the coding sequence ATGTCTTACATGTTTACAGTCAGCCCGGATTTTGCCCCAGACCACCTGTCGGGTTGGTATATATTCAACACTTGGTTGCAAAAGCAGAGCGCCGAGGCCATCCATTTGGAAATGTACAATCACTATCAAGACCTGCATCAGGCCATCGCAGCCGATAAGATCGATTTGATTTACGCCAACCCCTTCGATGCCGCCATGCTGGTCCGAGAGAAAGGTTTTTTGCCGCTGGTACGCGCCCAGGGCGAATCCGACGAAGCGATCATTGCCGTTAACGCCGACAGTAATATCAACGATGTGGCCGACTTACAACCGAATACTCGGGTGGCTTTCACCGACGATCCGGATGTGCGCCTGATGGGCATGATTATGTTGGAGCCCGCGGATTTGCACGCCGGGAATATCGTCCCGTTGTTATCGGACAATCATGTTTTGGTGGCCAAACACCTGCTGAAAGGCGAAGCGGATGTCGGCATCATTCTGGCGGAGGCCTATGACAACCTGTCCGGTGTGATTAAAAAACAGCTGCGGATCTTGGTGCGTAGCCAAATAAGCGTCATCTACCATTCTTTGATGATAGGGCCGAGATTACAGAATCGCCGCGCCGACATTCAAAAAATATTACTGGAGATGGATAAGGATGAAAAAGGCGGTGGGGTGTTGAATGCCCTGGGCTTTAGGGCATGGCAACGGATCGAAGACGAGGAAATGGAGTTCATGATCGATTTGATGGATACCTTGAACACTTGA
- a CDS encoding histidine phosphatase family protein: MHQSTVIDFLRHGEARGGSYYRGITDDPLTERGWRQMYGQCGAGQWDVVISSPLRRCRSFAAAWCEQQQQDLVIEPAWREIDFGAWEGQTAEQISSRWPDALAAFYKDPVHFTPPNAESYQAFAARVRKGWESLLAVQAGRRVLVVTHAGVIRAIFAEAFKLPVTQSFHIDLPHACLTRFTSFDDGNGRFVQLNFHKPV; the protein is encoded by the coding sequence ATGCATCAGTCGACCGTAATCGATTTTCTGCGACACGGCGAAGCCCGTGGTGGTTCGTATTATCGCGGAATCACCGACGATCCGCTGACCGAACGCGGTTGGCGGCAGATGTATGGTCAATGCGGGGCAGGACAGTGGGATGTGGTGATCAGCTCGCCGCTACGCCGTTGTCGTTCCTTTGCCGCGGCCTGGTGCGAACAACAGCAACAGGATTTGGTCATCGAACCGGCATGGCGTGAAATTGATTTCGGCGCTTGGGAAGGCCAAACCGCCGAGCAAATTTCCAGTCGCTGGCCCGACGCACTGGCGGCATTTTATAAAGACCCCGTCCATTTCACCCCGCCGAATGCGGAAAGCTACCAAGCATTCGCCGCCCGCGTCAGGAAGGGCTGGGAAAGTTTATTGGCTGTGCAGGCCGGACGCCGCGTGCTGGTAGTAACCCATGCCGGTGTGATCAGAGCAATATTCGCGGAAGCCTTCAAGCTGCCGGTTACCCAAAGTTTTCATATCGATTTGCCGCACGCCTGTTTAACCCGTTTTACCAGTTTTGATGACGGTAACGGGCGCTTCGTCCAGCTTAATTTTCACAAGCCGGTTTGA
- a CDS encoding class I adenylate cyclase produces MTNRFLPIHLGAPGEEISKKDLYAVAQRFKHFNQLRLQHVQSFLQPRQQDFLKLLPLLFHQNHPLLPGFVSLEGPAGIPDYTPNKQTIDVAKQFSKGFVYKRKALRHYPIQAIFLMGSVGSMAFSKNSDIDIWLCHSSTLAPDELNELRQKAQEVEKWAATLKIETHFFLVDAVQFLRGENTPISKESSGETQHYLLLEEFYRTSIYIAGRIPVWWLVPPQQEKYYKQYVAHLLENRFISETDVVDFGGLEDMPMAEFVSATLWHIYKSLTSPHKSLLKLLLMESYASEFPEPQWLCLSLKQAVYQGDFSVESLDPYLLMYRKVDAYLRQAQSKRRLNLIRECFYMKIMAASDNLTENRVRLQREDYLHSVADQWEWPEDLLDNLASQKFWDIKKASVEHVVIRDQLQQCLRMILKFSGLPLDQAQRENRDLKLIGRKLRATLDLRPDKIEVLTTRTTVHAKPDLLIAVEVLTDDAPPRWCLYDDRAASQKASLESAIKSGESLLEVLCWAVVNGLYKKSLNLQLVTPNLKIANNDLYQLFNELNAFLSRYLPGRENDLEVYGEPNRVSSSLLLINLGESLAIDANNQQLVMSERSDPLSYGDSRQCFIQSVQRLSVSSWGEVSLQRYIGIEGVFNCLVDVFNNSAAPLSADKLQALCYNPVRGKSILLRIESLFGNLLKFFASARDGLQRYIVAAETGYGLFQLRNGSLGYYRLDTQNQLLHELAKPNPQFSAVFFDAYVLDQTYIPSLYTQNLADVIQVFYHATSKHVGVYVLDEKGALFVHQHSNANPEHVITHYSVFLGTLLARAQLPDGLSVKFYEIQRNSAGVLSCQAVPVKLGGSVMDLRVRIATEEDGAIAIYCNEQKFSVANVDSFKPIRAHILGYRKNRDDYPFHITEIDVPCRLLGTDRNEQLQAAHFLNYKQKIEDKLNI; encoded by the coding sequence TTGACCAATCGATTCCTACCCATCCATTTAGGCGCGCCGGGCGAAGAGATCAGTAAAAAAGATCTATATGCAGTTGCCCAACGATTCAAGCACTTCAATCAGTTGCGTTTGCAACATGTACAAAGTTTTTTGCAGCCGCGCCAACAGGATTTCTTAAAGCTGCTGCCGTTACTGTTTCATCAAAATCATCCCTTGTTGCCCGGTTTCGTGTCGCTGGAAGGCCCGGCGGGTATTCCCGATTACACGCCCAACAAGCAGACTATAGATGTTGCCAAGCAGTTTTCCAAAGGCTTTGTCTACAAGCGCAAGGCCTTAAGACACTATCCTATCCAGGCGATTTTTTTGATGGGTAGCGTCGGGAGTATGGCGTTTTCGAAAAACAGCGATATTGATATTTGGCTTTGCCATTCATCCACTTTGGCGCCGGATGAATTAAACGAATTGCGGCAAAAAGCCCAGGAAGTGGAAAAATGGGCGGCGACCTTAAAAATTGAGACGCATTTTTTTCTGGTTGATGCGGTGCAGTTTTTGCGCGGCGAAAATACGCCGATCTCTAAAGAGAGTAGCGGCGAAACGCAACATTATCTGTTATTGGAAGAGTTTTACCGCACCTCGATTTACATCGCCGGGCGGATACCGGTCTGGTGGTTGGTGCCGCCGCAACAGGAAAAATACTATAAGCAATATGTCGCCCATTTGCTGGAAAACCGGTTTATCTCCGAAACCGACGTCGTCGATTTCGGCGGCCTAGAAGATATGCCGATGGCGGAATTCGTCAGTGCGACGCTTTGGCATATCTACAAGTCTTTGACATCCCCGCATAAGTCCTTGTTGAAGCTGCTGCTGATGGAAAGTTATGCCAGCGAATTTCCCGAACCGCAGTGGCTGTGTCTGTCATTGAAGCAGGCGGTGTATCAAGGCGATTTCAGTGTCGAAAGCCTGGATCCTTACCTGCTGATGTACCGCAAAGTGGATGCCTATCTGCGCCAGGCTCAGTCCAAACGCCGCTTGAATCTGATTCGGGAATGTTTTTACATGAAGATCATGGCCGCGTCCGATAATCTCACGGAGAATAGAGTGCGCTTGCAGCGTGAAGATTATCTGCATAGTGTGGCAGATCAATGGGAATGGCCGGAGGATTTGCTGGACAATTTAGCCAGCCAAAAATTTTGGGACATTAAGAAAGCCAGTGTCGAGCACGTGGTGATTCGCGATCAATTGCAACAATGTCTGCGGATGATTTTAAAGTTTTCCGGTTTGCCATTGGATCAGGCGCAGCGGGAAAACAGAGACTTGAAATTGATCGGCCGGAAATTGCGGGCCACCCTGGATTTACGTCCCGACAAAATCGAGGTGCTCACCACCAGAACCACTGTCCATGCCAAACCCGATTTGTTGATAGCTGTGGAAGTCCTGACTGACGACGCGCCGCCTCGCTGGTGTTTATACGATGACCGAGCGGCGTCACAGAAAGCCTCTCTGGAAAGCGCGATTAAATCCGGCGAGAGCTTGCTCGAAGTTTTATGCTGGGCCGTGGTAAACGGCTTGTACAAAAAGTCGCTCAATCTGCAACTGGTGACTCCCAATCTTAAAATTGCCAATAATGATTTATATCAACTGTTTAATGAGTTAAATGCGTTTCTAAGCCGCTATTTGCCTGGCAGGGAGAACGATCTGGAGGTTTACGGCGAGCCGAATCGCGTCTCGTCGTCCTTGTTACTGATAAACCTCGGCGAAAGTTTGGCGATTGACGCGAACAATCAACAGTTGGTGATGAGCGAACGCTCAGACCCCTTGAGTTATGGTGACAGCCGCCAGTGTTTCATCCAGAGCGTCCAGCGCCTATCCGTATCCAGTTGGGGTGAGGTCAGTTTGCAGCGCTATATAGGTATAGAGGGGGTTTTTAACTGCCTCGTTGATGTGTTCAATAACAGCGCCGCGCCCTTGTCTGCCGATAAACTCCAAGCGCTATGTTACAACCCGGTACGCGGCAAAAGCATCCTCTTGCGCATCGAATCTTTGTTCGGCAATTTGCTAAAATTTTTTGCATCAGCTCGGGACGGCTTGCAGCGCTATATCGTGGCTGCCGAGACCGGTTATGGCTTGTTCCAACTCAGAAACGGCAGCCTGGGCTATTACCGGCTGGACACGCAAAATCAACTGCTGCATGAATTAGCCAAGCCTAATCCGCAATTTTCCGCAGTATTTTTTGATGCCTACGTATTGGATCAAACCTATATTCCGTCTTTATATACGCAGAATTTGGCTGATGTGATTCAGGTTTTTTATCATGCAACCAGCAAACACGTGGGTGTTTATGTGCTTGATGAAAAAGGCGCGCTGTTTGTCCATCAGCATAGCAATGCCAATCCTGAGCACGTCATCACGCACTATTCCGTGTTTTTAGGCACCTTGCTGGCGCGCGCGCAATTGCCGGATGGTTTGAGTGTCAAATTTTATGAAATTCAGCGAAACTCGGCGGGGGTGTTGTCCTGTCAGGCCGTACCGGTCAAACTTGGCGGCAGTGTGATGGATCTGAGAGTCCGGATAGCGACCGAGGAGGACGGTGCTATTGCGATTTACTGTAACGAACAAAAGTTTTCCGTTGCCAACGTCGATA